Proteins found in one Gammaproteobacteria bacterium genomic segment:
- the asnB gene encoding asparagine synthase (glutamine-hydrolyzing): MCGIAGILYSESQINHEDFSSLVKAMGDTLAHRGPDDSGEWVSAEDGIGLAHRRLSIIDLSPAGHQPMISNSGRYVLVFNGEIYNFKEIRANLEKNGIPFKGHSDTETLLESIAYIGLDKTLEQLNGMFAFALWDKEQQSLTLARDRVGKKPLYYGWCNGTFLFGSELKALKEHPDFDNEIDRAALGQFIQYSWLNGPASIYNKINKLSPGSYIRIFQSDTIESLEPTIYWSALESAIHGQGSLFSSSYLDAVDQLEELLLGSVDRRMIADVELGALLSGGIDSSLIVSMMQAQTSKKVKTFSIGFHEESHNEAIHAKKIAQYLGTQHTEMYVAPKDCMDVIPLLPEIYDEPFGDVSQIPTYLVSKLANEKVKVVLSGDGGDELFAGYTRYFRCLDHWKKHELVPMSIRPFIGGSMDLAAKSLWYLLANSKTDQGVKGWRRFGAKLEKRARRIDAKSSTELFVRMMARYKNISDIVIEGNDTTSMFSKKNTWPNHSDPILNMMLIDTMCYLPDDILVKVDRASMATSLEARSPLLDKTIMEFSWKIPMSMKVDQFGGKRILKDVLARYVPRELTDRKKMGFGVPIGRWVRGPLQDWAEDLLEPSKVNQQGYFNESAVQRIWKQHKSGWRNHDDIIWSILMFQAWLDKR, from the coding sequence ATGTGCGGCATAGCGGGAATTTTATATTCTGAGTCTCAAATAAATCACGAAGACTTTTCATCTTTAGTAAAAGCGATGGGTGACACATTGGCTCATCGTGGTCCTGATGATAGTGGAGAGTGGGTGAGTGCTGAAGACGGAATTGGTTTGGCACATAGACGATTGTCTATAATAGATTTATCTCCTGCCGGACATCAGCCAATGATTTCTAATAGTGGTCGTTATGTGTTGGTTTTTAATGGAGAGATATATAACTTCAAGGAAATACGAGCGAACCTAGAGAAGAATGGTATCCCATTCAAAGGTCATTCTGATACAGAAACATTGCTTGAAAGTATTGCTTATATTGGCTTGGATAAAACGCTTGAGCAACTTAATGGAATGTTTGCGTTTGCACTTTGGGATAAAGAGCAACAATCATTAACACTGGCTAGGGACAGAGTTGGTAAAAAACCTTTGTATTACGGATGGTGTAACGGGACGTTTCTATTTGGCTCAGAGTTAAAAGCATTAAAGGAGCACCCTGATTTTGATAATGAAATAGACAGAGCGGCTTTAGGTCAATTTATACAGTATTCTTGGTTAAACGGTCCGGCATCAATTTATAATAAAATTAACAAACTATCTCCCGGTTCTTATATTAGAATTTTCCAAAGCGATACTATAGAGTCTTTAGAGCCTACTATTTATTGGTCTGCATTAGAATCTGCAATTCATGGCCAAGGTTCTTTATTTTCATCTTCATATTTGGATGCAGTTGATCAACTTGAAGAACTATTACTTGGTTCGGTTGATCGCAGAATGATCGCAGATGTTGAGCTGGGTGCTTTATTGTCTGGAGGGATAGACTCGTCATTAATAGTCTCTATGATGCAAGCACAAACATCAAAAAAAGTGAAAACATTTTCGATTGGTTTCCATGAGGAATCTCATAACGAAGCGATCCATGCTAAGAAAATTGCTCAATATCTAGGAACTCAACATACAGAAATGTACGTAGCACCCAAAGATTGTATGGACGTAATTCCTTTGTTGCCTGAAATTTATGATGAACCATTTGGTGATGTATCTCAGATTCCAACTTACTTGGTTAGCAAGTTAGCTAATGAAAAAGTTAAGGTTGTATTGTCTGGTGATGGAGGTGATGAATTATTTGCCGGATATACACGATATTTCAGGTGTCTTGATCACTGGAAAAAACATGAGCTTGTACCGATGTCTATAAGGCCATTTATTGGTGGGTCAATGGACTTGGCAGCTAAGTCATTATGGTATTTGCTAGCTAACTCTAAGACTGATCAAGGAGTGAAAGGTTGGAGGCGTTTTGGTGCAAAGCTTGAAAAGCGAGCAAGGAGAATTGATGCAAAAAGCTCAACTGAATTGTTTGTGCGTATGATGGCAAGATATAAGAACATTAGTGATATTGTAATTGAGGGTAATGATACAACTTCAATGTTCTCGAAAAAAAATACATGGCCAAATCATTCTGATCCAATTCTAAATATGATGTTAATTGATACTATGTGCTATCTGCCTGACGACATTCTGGTTAAAGTAGATAGAGCAAGTATGGCAACAAGCCTAGAAGCACGAAGCCCATTGTTAGATAAAACTATTATGGAATTTTCATGGAAGATTCCAATGTCAATGAAAGTTGATCAGTTTGGGGGAAAGAGAATTCTTAAAGATGTGCTGGCTAGATATGTACCTAGAGAATTAACAGATAGAAAAAAAATGGGGTTTGGAGTGCCGATAGGAAGATGGGTTAGAGGCCCATTACAAGATTGGGCTGAAGATCTGTTAGAGCCAAGTAAAGTAAATCAACAAGGTTATTTTAATGAGTCTGCAGTGCAAAGAATTTGGAAGCAACATAAATCCGGGTGGAGAAATCATGATGATATAATATGGTCTATTCTCATGTTCCAGGCTTGGTTGGATAAGCGCTAA
- a CDS encoding glycosyltransferase has product MAKVAIFVNSLSGGGMERAMLNLANHFAINGLDVDLLVASKKGQLLTEVTENINLIDLKNYRSSRKSIRLWLLKSLLSVEYLFFILMFIWKLPKAIKVIPSLAEYIDDHSPDVIMSTPTTANLALIWASSYCKFDNKVFLREASTLSQELKHKRSLFFRMIKRFVSKWYDKSDGVICVSEGVRQDLISNFSVQSSKLHFLYNIIDIEGIKKRSMSCEYKDQINNYGKYILSVGRLEKQKDFETLIRAFKLIVDRTNCNLVILGEGAERQSLEKLIEDLSLSGRVEMPGYYVNPYPFIKYCEVLALSSRWEGCPNVLREALVLQKKIVSTDCPSGVRELLEGGKWGALVEIGDVDHYSRELEKMINSKFIPNNSKAEEMNFEAIRHYKELLQV; this is encoded by the coding sequence ATGGCAAAAGTAGCAATATTCGTGAATAGCTTGTCGGGTGGCGGTATGGAGAGAGCCATGTTGAACCTAGCGAATCATTTTGCGATTAATGGGCTAGATGTAGATTTATTAGTAGCATCAAAAAAAGGTCAGTTACTTACAGAAGTTACTGAGAATATTAATTTAATAGACTTGAAAAACTATCGGTCAAGTCGTAAATCAATACGACTGTGGTTACTTAAATCGCTGCTATCTGTTGAATATTTGTTTTTTATATTGATGTTTATATGGAAGTTACCTAAGGCGATAAAAGTTATACCAAGTTTGGCGGAGTATATAGATGATCACTCTCCAGATGTTATTATGAGTACACCAACGACGGCGAATCTAGCTTTAATCTGGGCATCTAGTTATTGTAAATTCGACAATAAAGTGTTTCTCAGAGAAGCATCAACGTTATCACAGGAGCTAAAGCATAAACGCAGTTTATTTTTTAGGATGATAAAAAGATTTGTATCGAAATGGTACGATAAATCGGATGGGGTTATTTGTGTTTCTGAAGGGGTGCGACAAGATTTAATAAGTAATTTTTCAGTGCAAAGTTCAAAACTTCACTTTCTGTATAATATAATTGATATAGAAGGTATCAAGAAAAGGTCTATGTCTTGTGAGTATAAAGATCAGATTAATAATTATGGTAAATATATACTATCTGTAGGCAGGCTCGAAAAACAAAAGGATTTTGAAACTTTAATTAGAGCATTTAAGTTAATAGTAGATAGAACCAATTGTAATCTTGTAATTTTAGGTGAAGGTGCTGAGAGGCAATCATTAGAAAAATTGATTGAAGATCTATCATTATCTGGGCGTGTAGAAATGCCTGGTTATTATGTTAATCCGTATCCATTTATAAAATATTGTGAAGTATTAGCTTTGTCTTCAAGATGGGAGGGTTGCCCTAACGTTCTGCGTGAGGCACTGGTTCTACAAAAAAAAATTGTCAGCACTGACTGTCCTTCAGGAGTGAGAGAGCTATTGGAAGGCGGAAAATGGGGCGCATTAGTTGAAATTGGTGATGTGGATCATTATTCAAGAGAGCTCGAAAAAATGATTAATTCAAAATTCATCCCTAATAATTCTAAAGCAGAAGAAATGAACTTTGAAGCAATAAGGCATTACAAAGAATTATTGCAGGTTTAA
- a CDS encoding glycosyltransferase, translated as MKNLILEREITFFLGSLDRGGAQTVMLNLLSEFMRNGVRVTLLLTSNAGALSSSVPDNVQVIVLKKHTAFNTLICLLKLPVTDLFRTAKLMMCESPSLFKRLPSLVKYLESSQPKNFMSTLDVLNIMALISKRIANVNTSMYVRQTTFHSRYIDQSSKYFDKYLLPELMRRWYHTADRVIALTESMKKDLVDNVGITEYSILTINNPIDIGKVKELSLENLEDDWFNDGNVPIVLAVGRLDVLKGYSSLIDSIKLVNQVQEVRLVILGEGIARRSLEIQIDKLMLKEVVMLPGEVKNPYKYMVKSDVFVLSSLCEGFPNVLLEALACGCNIVSTDCDSGPRDILVSGKYGRLVPVGDVKSLAKEITNALENPMSKKDAINKAYTYNLRKIAKEYLDVAC; from the coding sequence ATGAAAAATTTAATATTAGAGCGAGAAATAACTTTTTTCTTGGGCTCGTTAGATAGGGGTGGCGCTCAAACTGTCATGCTCAATTTGCTTTCGGAATTTATGCGAAATGGTGTAAGGGTAACATTATTACTAACTAGTAATGCCGGGGCTTTGTCATCAAGTGTACCGGATAATGTGCAGGTTATAGTTCTAAAAAAACATACCGCATTTAATACATTAATATGTTTGCTTAAATTACCTGTTACTGATCTATTCAGAACTGCTAAGTTAATGATGTGTGAGAGCCCTTCTCTCTTTAAACGGTTGCCATCGTTGGTAAAATATTTAGAATCCAGCCAGCCTAAAAATTTCATGTCTACATTAGATGTATTAAATATTATGGCGCTGATTTCAAAACGAATTGCAAATGTAAATACAAGTATGTATGTGCGTCAAACAACTTTTCATTCTCGATATATAGATCAGTCAAGTAAATATTTTGACAAATATTTACTTCCTGAGTTAATGCGACGGTGGTATCACACTGCAGACAGGGTAATTGCATTAACTGAGAGTATGAAAAAAGATTTGGTCGATAATGTTGGTATAACTGAGTATTCTATATTGACAATAAACAACCCAATTGATATTGGTAAAGTGAAGGAATTGTCTTTGGAAAATTTGGAGGATGATTGGTTTAACGACGGAAATGTTCCGATAGTATTAGCTGTAGGCAGGCTCGACGTTCTAAAAGGTTATTCATCTTTAATTGATAGCATTAAATTAGTTAATCAGGTCCAAGAGGTTAGATTGGTGATATTGGGTGAAGGGATTGCGCGTCGGTCACTTGAAATTCAGATTGATAAACTAATGTTGAAAGAAGTCGTTATGCTGCCTGGAGAAGTAAAGAATCCTTATAAATATATGGTTAAGTCAGATGTCTTTGTTCTCTCTTCGTTGTGTGAAGGGTTTCCTAATGTTTTGTTAGAGGCATTAGCTTGTGGTTGCAATATTGTGAGTACTGATTGTGATAGTGGTCCTCGAGATATTCTCGTTAGTGGTAAATATGGCAGATTGGTACCAGTTGGGGATGTGAAATCGCTGGCTAAAGAAATAACCAATGCTTTAGAAAACCCGATGAGTAAAAAAGACGCGATTAATAAAGCATATACATATAATTTAAGAAAAATCGCAAAAGAGTATTTGGATGTAGCGTGCTGA
- the asnB gene encoding asparagine synthase (glutamine-hydrolyzing) has protein sequence MCGISAILKRTGVQDADISSLQRMLRVQQHRGPDASQVKKLDNAALGHVRLSIIDIDGGTQPMSAHDGRYTIVFNGEIFNYLELRKRLEKSGCRFKSKSDTEVLLHAYITWGTAVVSHLNGQFAFVIWDSVNNSAFAARDRFGEKPFYYSQIDDSGLIISSEIKGLLASKYIKPKIDRSSLDLYLSLLYIPPDRSIYANINSLPPACCMTWSHGALKSWRYWEPEFSTKHKTSRDQIIEGTQFYLKQSVSRQMQSDVPIGALLSGGLDSSTTVALMSKLSEKPIKTFCAYFGDTIDERPYANAVSTLYKTEHHELNVDFHIEEHIHDLLNIYDEPFADSSAIATYLISKYASEYVKVVLTGDGADEVFGGYGWYTKALMSQELHEGSFSLVGNRLLKAIYSTVGISDKRNNMAEKIRLHKSLQRHGSILNQHIKEQTSYSKLKSNLGYKPSIDSIETMRKSFMPNVNYSQIDQIFSYDYKTYLPGDILRKVDRASMAVSLESRAPFLDVDLVEFVISNHWGVRLEINKSKSLLRDAFSDSWPSNVRNREKQGFGGPVEQWIKRPAMQSMTKNIFNKSHIIAEFFPNIERAIENCTSQDWWTLLMLGLWLEKHGDTLS, from the coding sequence ATGTGTGGTATAAGCGCGATACTCAAGCGCACAGGAGTGCAGGATGCAGATATTTCGAGTTTGCAAAGAATGTTGCGCGTACAACAACATCGAGGGCCAGATGCATCACAGGTCAAAAAATTAGATAATGCTGCTTTAGGTCATGTTCGACTTAGTATTATTGATATCGATGGTGGTACTCAGCCCATGTCTGCACATGATGGCAGGTATACCATCGTTTTTAATGGAGAAATTTTCAATTATCTCGAACTACGTAAACGCTTGGAAAAGTCGGGATGTCGATTTAAAAGCAAGTCCGATACTGAGGTATTATTACATGCTTATATAACTTGGGGTACAGCCGTAGTTTCACATCTTAATGGGCAATTTGCATTTGTTATTTGGGATAGTGTAAATAATTCTGCATTTGCAGCTAGAGACCGGTTTGGTGAAAAGCCCTTCTACTATAGCCAAATAGATGATAGTGGATTAATAATCTCATCAGAAATAAAAGGATTGTTGGCATCCAAGTACATCAAGCCAAAAATTGATAGGTCTTCATTAGACTTGTACCTATCTTTACTATATATCCCTCCTGATAGATCTATATACGCAAATATTAACTCGCTTCCGCCTGCATGTTGTATGACATGGAGCCATGGGGCTCTAAAAAGTTGGAGATATTGGGAACCAGAATTTTCAACCAAGCATAAAACATCAAGAGATCAAATTATTGAAGGCACACAGTTTTATCTTAAGCAATCTGTGAGTAGACAGATGCAGTCTGATGTTCCTATAGGAGCATTGTTGAGCGGTGGTCTCGATTCGTCTACAACTGTTGCATTAATGTCAAAATTAAGTGAGAAACCGATTAAAACATTCTGTGCATACTTTGGCGATACAATTGATGAGAGGCCATATGCAAATGCAGTCTCGACCTTATATAAAACAGAGCATCATGAATTAAATGTTGATTTTCATATTGAAGAACATATACATGATTTATTAAATATATACGATGAGCCTTTTGCGGATAGTTCGGCTATCGCAACATATTTAATATCGAAATATGCCAGTGAATACGTAAAAGTTGTTTTAACTGGAGATGGCGCAGATGAGGTTTTTGGAGGATACGGTTGGTATACCAAGGCATTAATGTCTCAAGAATTACATGAAGGTTCATTTTCATTGGTTGGAAATAGATTGCTTAAAGCAATTTATAGTACGGTTGGTATATCAGATAAAAGAAATAATATGGCGGAGAAGATTAGACTGCATAAGTCGTTGCAGCGCCATGGGTCTATTTTAAATCAACATATAAAAGAACAAACTAGCTATTCCAAATTAAAGTCTAATTTGGGTTATAAGCCTAGTATTGATTCAATTGAAACAATGAGAAAAAGCTTTATGCCCAATGTTAATTATTCTCAAATAGATCAAATTTTTAGCTACGATTATAAAACCTATCTGCCGGGTGACATTTTAAGAAAAGTTGATCGTGCATCTATGGCGGTGAGTCTCGAATCTAGAGCCCCATTTTTAGATGTAGATTTAGTAGAATTTGTTATCTCTAACCACTGGGGAGTTCGTCTAGAAATAAACAAATCTAAGTCTCTACTCAGAGATGCATTTTCTGATAGTTGGCCAAGTAATGTGCGTAATAGAGAGAAACAAGGGTTTGGTGGGCCAGTAGAACAATGGATAAAGAGGCCGGCAATGCAATCAATGACAAAAAATATTTTTAATAAGAGTCATATTATCGCGGAATTTTTCCCTAATATAGAAAGAGCTATTGAAAATTGTACATCTCAAGACTGGTGGACTCTATTAATGCTAGGGCTTTGGCTTGAAAAGCACGGTGATACTTTAAGCTGA